The following are encoded together in the Cololabis saira isolate AMF1-May2022 chromosome 5, fColSai1.1, whole genome shotgun sequence genome:
- the cav1 gene encoding caveolin-1 produces MTGELRDGEADEEFLHSPFVRKQGNIYKPNNKDMDNDSFNEKTMEDIHTKEIDLVNRDPKHVNDDVVKVDFEDIIAEPAGTYSFDGVWKASFTTFTVTKYWCYRLLTALVGIPLALVWGIFFAILSFLHIWAVVPCIKSYLIEIHCISRVYSICVHTFCDPLFEAMGKCFSSVRIRTTKEV; encoded by the exons ATGACAGGAGAACTGCGGGACGGCGAGGCGGACGAG GAGTTTCTGCACTCGCCCTTCGTCCGAAAACAGGGGAACATTTACAAACCCAACAACAAGGACATGGACAACGACAGCTTCAACGAGAAGACGATGGAGGACATCCACACCAAGGAGATCGACCTGGTCAACCGGGACCCCAAACACGTAAACGACGACGTTGTCAAG GTGGACTTCGAGGACATCATCGCTGAGCCGGCGGGGACCTATAGCTTCGACGGCGTGTGGAAGGCCAGCTTCACCACCTTCACCGTCACCAAGTACTGGTGCTACCGGCTGCTGACGGCGCTGGTGGGCATCCCCCTGGCGCTGGTCTGGGGCATCTTCTTCGCCATCCTGTCCTTCCTGCACATCTGGGCCGTGGTGCCGTGCATCAAGAGCTACCTGATCGAGATCCACTGCATTAGCCGCGTGTACTCCATCTGCGTGCACACCTTCTGCGACCCGCTGTTCGAGGCCATGGGCAAGTGCTTCAGCAGCGTCCGGATCCGCACCACGAAGGAGGTGTAG